In Microbacterium paraoxydans, the following are encoded in one genomic region:
- a CDS encoding IclR family transcriptional regulator: protein MQEERAHVASKLSAVQNRQLGSPGDPPQYPIESVDNALKLILLLGEEHELRLTDAGALLGVATSTAHRLLAMLAWRGFVRQNPVTKAYGPGPALTTVAFSVLRRMDVPRLAQPILEDLSAALGETCHLGTLEGNHVRFFAVAEPDVAVRVVSRLGKTLPAHCTSTGKALLAELSDEQLFRLYPDEQLEIVTPNSIRSRDELVAELVRTRLDGYAVNRQESEDGVASVAVPVHVSSGLRLAINASAPVQRLPPGKVKSLARSLQDAAIRLAELLG, encoded by the coding sequence GTGCAGGAGGAGCGCGCCCACGTTGCAAGTAAGCTTTCTGCCGTGCAGAATCGACAGCTCGGGTCGCCGGGCGATCCACCCCAGTATCCGATCGAGTCGGTCGACAACGCGCTGAAGCTGATCCTGCTGCTGGGTGAGGAGCACGAGCTGCGGCTCACGGACGCCGGTGCCCTCCTCGGGGTGGCGACCTCGACCGCGCACCGACTTCTCGCGATGCTGGCATGGCGCGGCTTCGTGCGGCAGAACCCGGTGACCAAGGCTTACGGCCCTGGCCCGGCGCTGACGACGGTGGCCTTCTCGGTGCTGCGCAGGATGGATGTCCCGAGACTGGCGCAGCCGATCCTCGAGGACCTCAGCGCCGCCCTCGGTGAGACCTGCCACCTGGGCACGCTCGAGGGCAACCATGTCCGATTCTTCGCCGTTGCCGAGCCCGATGTGGCCGTGCGCGTGGTTTCGAGACTGGGCAAGACCCTGCCGGCGCATTGCACCTCGACCGGCAAGGCGCTGCTTGCCGAGCTGAGCGACGAGCAGCTCTTCCGGCTGTACCCGGACGAGCAGCTCGAGATCGTCACACCGAACTCCATACGTTCCCGAGACGAACTCGTCGCCGAACTGGTTCGGACACGACTGGACGGTTATGCCGTGAATCGGCAGGAAAGCGAGGACGGCGTGGCGAGCGTCGCGGTCCCGGTCCACGTCTCGTCGGGACTGCGACTGGCGATCAACGCCTCCGCGCCCGTGCAGCGGTTACCGCCGGGCAAGGTCAAGTCCCTAGCGCGGTCACTGCAGGACGCCGCGATCCGCCTCGCCGAACTGTTGGGGTGA
- a CDS encoding aldo/keto reductase yields the protein MRADDTTLPLLHGHRIPRIGVGTWPLTGDECATMVEKAVGYGYRLFDTAYKYANEEAVGAGLRASGIPRDEVFITSKFNKEDHSVEGVQRAYDRSLKTLRVDYLDLFLIHWPVPALDRYVEAWKGLVRLLEEGRVKAIGVSNFKSHHLQRVVDATGVVPDVDQIQLSVDIARVEQRSFQRAHGILTEAWSPLGRGGALLSDPAVTAIASKYDKSPAQVLLRWHIEEGIVPVPRAGDEKHLAQNIDVFDFTLSSEDMATLSGLDQGEEAARDPDDPANGH from the coding sequence ATGAGAGCTGACGACACCACCCTCCCCCTCCTGCACGGTCACCGCATCCCGCGAATCGGGGTGGGCACGTGGCCACTCACGGGAGACGAGTGCGCAACGATGGTCGAGAAGGCGGTCGGCTACGGTTACCGCCTGTTCGATACGGCGTACAAGTACGCGAATGAGGAGGCCGTCGGTGCCGGTCTGCGTGCATCGGGCATCCCTCGTGACGAGGTCTTCATCACGAGCAAGTTCAACAAGGAGGACCACAGCGTCGAGGGAGTGCAGCGCGCGTACGACCGATCGCTGAAGACCCTTCGCGTCGACTACCTCGATCTGTTCCTGATCCATTGGCCGGTTCCGGCCCTCGACCGATACGTCGAAGCGTGGAAGGGTCTGGTGAGACTGCTCGAAGAGGGACGAGTGAAGGCGATCGGCGTCTCCAACTTCAAGTCTCACCACCTTCAGCGCGTCGTCGACGCGACCGGTGTCGTCCCCGACGTCGATCAGATCCAGCTCAGCGTCGACATCGCCCGTGTCGAACAGCGCAGCTTCCAGCGCGCTCACGGCATCCTGACCGAGGCGTGGAGCCCGCTCGGACGCGGAGGAGCCCTGCTGTCCGATCCCGCGGTGACCGCGATCGCGTCGAAGTATGACAAGTCGCCCGCACAGGTCCTACTGCGCTGGCACATCGAGGAAGGGATCGTTCCCGTCCCGCGCGCCGGCGATGAGAAGCATCTCGCGCAGAACATCGACGTCTTCGATTTCACGCTCAGCTCGGAGGATATGGCGACGCTGAGTGGGCTGGATCAAGGCGAAGAAGCCGCCCGCGACCCGGACGATCCGGCCAACGGGCACTGA
- a CDS encoding NAD(P)/FAD-dependent oxidoreductase, which yields MSRVVIVGASVGGLKTAQALRSEGFEGEIVLIDQERHPTYDKPPLSKKYLTGETARHEIELLSEHETRGIGAISIFGTPAASLNLEGQVVTLEDGTAVSYDTLVIATGSRARRSPWGEGEHIHLLRTSGDAERLRDELATARHLVVIGAGFIGGEAAATAITAGVRVSMVDPFPAPMSRVLNAEVGQIFSRKYAQEGVEEYFGRTVEGVEQTADGVRVVLDGGEIIEADAALVGIGAVVNTEWLEGSGIELDNGVTCDSGLRAIGHPEIFAVGDIARWASASRNVSLRLEHWTNAVDQARVVAHNIVHPDDCEDYDTTEYVWSDQYDWKIQIVGHTGSDHWTMVGDPAQDRFAVVYGESQGQAEGAVIVNWPRALVDARRSVASRAKADELIHRLRALLEPSSTAPAKAAAR from the coding sequence GTGTCGCGGGTCGTCATCGTCGGCGCCTCTGTTGGTGGGCTCAAGACCGCCCAAGCCCTTCGAAGCGAGGGATTCGAGGGCGAGATCGTCCTGATTGACCAGGAACGCCATCCCACCTACGACAAACCTCCGCTCTCGAAGAAGTACCTCACCGGTGAGACGGCGCGACACGAGATCGAGCTTCTCTCCGAGCACGAGACGCGGGGGATCGGAGCCATCTCAATCTTCGGCACGCCCGCGGCATCCCTCAACCTCGAAGGCCAGGTTGTGACGCTCGAGGACGGTACAGCCGTCTCATACGACACACTCGTGATCGCCACCGGGTCACGCGCCCGTCGCTCTCCGTGGGGTGAAGGTGAGCATATTCACTTGCTGCGTACCAGCGGCGATGCCGAGCGCTTGCGGGATGAGCTGGCCACAGCGCGGCACCTTGTGGTCATCGGCGCAGGCTTCATCGGGGGGGAGGCTGCCGCAACGGCGATCACGGCGGGCGTACGGGTCAGCATGGTTGACCCGTTCCCGGCGCCGATGTCGCGGGTGCTCAATGCCGAAGTCGGCCAGATCTTCAGCCGCAAGTATGCCCAGGAGGGCGTCGAGGAGTACTTCGGAAGGACAGTCGAAGGCGTCGAACAGACGGCAGACGGGGTGCGCGTGGTGCTCGATGGCGGCGAGATCATCGAGGCCGATGCAGCTCTCGTCGGTATCGGAGCTGTGGTCAACACAGAGTGGCTCGAGGGTTCCGGCATCGAACTCGACAACGGGGTGACCTGCGACTCTGGGCTGCGGGCCATCGGGCATCCTGAGATCTTTGCCGTCGGCGATATCGCACGTTGGGCGAGTGCGTCGCGCAACGTCTCGCTGCGCCTCGAACATTGGACCAATGCCGTTGATCAGGCTCGCGTCGTCGCACACAACATCGTCCACCCTGATGATTGCGAGGACTACGACACGACCGAGTATGTCTGGAGCGACCAGTACGACTGGAAGATCCAGATCGTCGGGCATACCGGATCTGATCACTGGACGATGGTGGGCGACCCTGCGCAGGACCGCTTCGCCGTCGTGTACGGCGAGAGCCAAGGGCAGGCCGAAGGTGCCGTCATCGTGAACTGGCCGCGTGCCCTCGTCGACGCCCGCCGCTCGGTCGCCTCGCGAGCGAAGGCGGACGAGCTGATACATCGGCTGCGCGCCCTCCTCGAGCCCTCGAGCACGGCTCCGGCGAAGGCGGCCGCCCGATGA
- a CDS encoding ferredoxin, with protein sequence MARIIADRSACQGYANCVVAAGDYFDLDDDALVIVLREDLPDSDRKRVEEAARSCPVSALVVED encoded by the coding sequence ATGGCACGGATCATCGCCGACCGCAGCGCCTGCCAGGGCTACGCCAATTGCGTTGTCGCCGCGGGCGACTACTTCGACCTAGATGACGACGCCCTAGTGATCGTTCTGCGCGAGGACCTGCCCGACAGTGACCGCAAGCGAGTAGAGGAGGCGGCGCGCAGCTGCCCCGTCTCCGCCTTGGTTGTGGAGGACTGA
- a CDS encoding 3-phenylpropionate/cinnamic acid dioxygenase subunit beta — protein sequence MMNTETGVQISEQSPLGAHATRADRVGRSLLFSDELHLEAHRWLIEEAYTLDEQRYEHWLETLTEDIHYIMPVRQTTALGSSFTTARGMSHWDENKYSLSRRVARFLTEHAWTEDPPSRLRHYVTNVRVFLSSVEDELIVDSAVLLFRSRGDVNEPSIISAHREDVLRRVGDDLQLARRVIMVDESVLRTQNLAIFL from the coding sequence ATGATGAACACCGAGACCGGTGTCCAGATATCCGAGCAATCGCCTCTCGGCGCCCACGCCACGCGCGCCGATCGAGTCGGGCGGTCCCTACTGTTCTCCGACGAACTGCATCTCGAGGCGCATCGTTGGTTGATTGAAGAGGCTTACACCCTCGACGAGCAACGGTACGAGCACTGGCTTGAGACGCTTACAGAGGATATTCACTACATCATGCCGGTGCGTCAGACGACGGCTCTCGGGTCTTCCTTCACGACGGCGAGGGGGATGTCGCACTGGGACGAGAATAAGTACTCGCTCAGCCGCCGGGTCGCGCGATTCCTGACTGAACACGCTTGGACGGAGGACCCTCCCTCACGCCTGCGTCACTACGTGACGAACGTGCGCGTGTTCCTGTCCTCGGTCGAGGACGAGCTCATCGTCGACTCCGCCGTCCTGCTGTTCCGCAGCCGGGGAGACGTCAACGAGCCGTCAATCATCTCCGCTCACCGCGAGGACGTATTGCGTCGCGTCGGTGACGACCTGCAGTTGGCACGTCGGGTGATCATGGTGGACGAGTCGGTGCTCCGCACCCAGAACCTGGCGATCTTCCTGTGA
- a CDS encoding aromatic-ring-hydroxylating dioxygenase subunit alpha: MASKTTIFEDVRRGMIPAHIYNDEEIFEQEKSKLFSRAWIFVGHESEIPQPGDYVVRHVLDDSFIVVRDESGEIRAHFNMCLHRGMQVCRAEVGNASHFRCPYHGWSYRNDGRIMGLPFHEEAYGGEAGFNKKGARLLPAPNLDTYNGLIFISMDPNAPTLREYIGDFAFYLDYYTGQSAKGIELRGPQRWRVNANWKIGAENFAGDMYHTPQTHTSVVEIGLFREPKAEKRKDGNTYWAGNGGGTTYKLPPGSLEERLRYVGYPDAMIERMKEQWSPEQLDVIGRDGFMISAASLFPNMSFVHNWPKVEDGDDVLPFISIRSWQPISENETEVYSWFAVDAEAPEEFKELSYKAYLMCFGSTGMFEQDDVENWVSLTTTAKGSMARRLLLNSRMGTLKDDTPVVAALTPEQFAGPGVAHVGYGEYNQRHLLDRWADYLDTDDEVEVQVASIGTGITNNGEAPA, encoded by the coding sequence ATGGCGAGCAAGACGACGATCTTCGAGGACGTGCGGCGCGGCATGATCCCGGCGCACATCTATAACGACGAGGAGATCTTCGAGCAGGAGAAGAGCAAGCTCTTCAGCCGCGCGTGGATTTTCGTCGGACATGAATCCGAGATCCCTCAGCCCGGTGACTACGTGGTGCGGCATGTGCTCGACGACTCGTTTATCGTCGTGCGCGATGAGAGTGGTGAGATTCGGGCGCACTTCAACATGTGCCTGCACCGCGGGATGCAGGTGTGCCGCGCCGAGGTCGGCAACGCCTCCCACTTCCGTTGCCCCTACCACGGGTGGTCATACCGCAACGACGGCCGGATTATGGGCCTCCCGTTCCACGAGGAGGCCTACGGGGGTGAGGCAGGGTTCAACAAGAAGGGTGCACGACTGCTCCCGGCGCCGAACCTGGACACATACAACGGTCTGATCTTCATCAGCATGGACCCGAACGCGCCGACCCTGCGGGAATACATCGGCGACTTCGCGTTCTACCTCGACTACTACACCGGGCAGAGCGCCAAGGGCATCGAGCTGCGTGGCCCGCAGCGGTGGCGCGTCAACGCGAACTGGAAGATCGGCGCCGAGAACTTCGCCGGCGACATGTATCACACGCCCCAGACCCACACCTCGGTCGTCGAGATCGGGTTGTTCCGTGAGCCGAAGGCGGAGAAGCGCAAGGACGGCAACACGTACTGGGCCGGCAACGGCGGCGGCACGACCTACAAGCTCCCGCCGGGCAGCCTCGAGGAGCGGCTGCGCTACGTCGGATATCCCGACGCGATGATCGAGCGGATGAAGGAGCAATGGTCGCCTGAGCAGCTCGATGTGATTGGCCGTGACGGGTTTATGATCTCAGCGGCATCGCTCTTCCCGAACATGAGTTTCGTGCACAACTGGCCGAAGGTGGAGGACGGGGACGACGTGCTGCCCTTCATCTCGATCCGTTCGTGGCAGCCCATTAGCGAGAACGAGACGGAGGTCTACTCCTGGTTCGCGGTCGATGCCGAGGCGCCGGAGGAGTTCAAGGAGCTCTCGTACAAGGCCTACCTTATGTGCTTCGGTAGCACGGGAATGTTCGAGCAGGACGATGTCGAGAACTGGGTCTCGCTGACCACGACTGCCAAGGGTTCGATGGCTCGACGGCTCCTGCTCAACAGTCGGATGGGGACTCTCAAAGACGACACTCCGGTCGTCGCTGCGCTGACGCCTGAACAGTTCGCCGGTCCAGGCGTCGCGCACGTTGGTTACGGCGAGTACAACCAGCGTCATCTGCTCGATCGCTGGGCCGACTACCTCGACACCGATGACGAAGTCGAGGTGCAGGTCGCGAGCATCGGTACAGGCATCACCAACAACGGGGAGGCACCCGCATGA
- a CDS encoding class II aldolase/adducin family protein, with amino-acid sequence MMNDYVDERMLVANACRVLAVRGLVDDILGHVSLRVDDDTVLIRARGPQERGLRFTTADDILAVPLEGSFELAGGYRAPNELSLHLELLRRNPAARSVVHAHPPAVVAFSLTGRTLLPIVGAFNIPAMRMARGGIPAHPSSALIRNHARATAMADDFGTRPVGILRGHGLTAVGESVPQAVIRAINVDSLARVHLAVLQAGAEPMPIDDDDLADLPDLGDAFNDGHLWRFLLQELAEQRLLL; translated from the coding sequence ATGATGAACGACTACGTCGACGAACGCATGCTCGTCGCCAATGCTTGCCGCGTGCTCGCGGTCCGGGGGCTCGTGGACGACATCCTCGGGCACGTCAGCCTGCGGGTCGACGACGACACCGTCCTCATCCGAGCCCGCGGACCGCAGGAGCGGGGGCTGCGGTTCACCACCGCCGACGACATCCTCGCCGTGCCCCTTGAGGGATCGTTCGAGCTCGCCGGCGGGTACCGGGCGCCGAACGAGCTGTCTCTGCATCTTGAGCTGCTGCGCCGCAATCCTGCGGCTCGATCCGTCGTCCACGCGCATCCGCCGGCTGTCGTCGCGTTCTCGCTGACCGGACGGACGTTGCTACCGATTGTCGGTGCCTTCAACATCCCCGCTATGCGGATGGCGCGCGGCGGCATCCCCGCGCACCCCTCGTCTGCGCTGATCCGCAACCACGCACGCGCGACGGCCATGGCGGACGATTTCGGCACGCGGCCGGTCGGCATCCTGCGCGGTCACGGCCTCACGGCCGTCGGCGAGAGCGTCCCGCAGGCCGTCATCCGCGCGATCAATGTCGACAGCCTGGCTCGCGTGCACCTCGCCGTTCTGCAGGCAGGGGCCGAGCCTATGCCGATCGATGACGACGATCTCGCCGACCTGCCCGACCTGGGTGACGCATTCAACGACGGGCATCTCTGGCGATTCCTGCTGCAGGAACTTGCTGAGCAACGGCTCCTGCTGTAG
- a CDS encoding alpha/beta fold hydrolase, producing MAARRPRPCDGAARSRRGVGPDGWSRAIGGRPGWAPRLAEAGYRAVVMTWPGLSAGGAWDPDTRLDGAAVAGAIVELIAALGGPVVLVVHSMSAAFGYRVAFHHRDSLIALVALAPAPPGDIQPEPAVLEEDADHIVVQGRPLTWRLPRRGWWHPGPEFIEAKLVGASEQFPPGHLDELRSQLAPIPAGLLLERQNVRGAQVHIGDRELDGLPTLVMVGTHDTDHPIESDRATADWLAERGGDVRFVALTAANVAGNGHMLMQESNSDAVLTLVTEWLGPNVRPRR from the coding sequence ATGGCTGCCCGGCGGCCCCGCCCGTGCGACGGTGCTGCTCGTTCACGGCGGGGGGTGGGCCCCGATGGCTGGAGTCGAGCGATCGGCGGGCGACCCGGGTGGGCACCCCGTCTCGCCGAAGCCGGATACCGCGCGGTCGTGATGACGTGGCCTGGGTTGTCGGCTGGCGGCGCATGGGACCCCGACACGCGGCTGGATGGGGCGGCGGTCGCCGGCGCGATCGTCGAGCTAATCGCTGCGCTCGGCGGCCCGGTCGTCCTCGTGGTCCACTCCATGTCCGCCGCTTTCGGCTATCGGGTCGCTTTCCACCATCGGGATTCACTGATCGCCCTAGTCGCGCTGGCACCCGCTCCCCCCGGGGACATCCAGCCCGAGCCCGCCGTGCTGGAAGAGGACGCCGATCACATCGTCGTCCAGGGACGCCCGCTCACCTGGAGGCTTCCCCGTCGCGGCTGGTGGCATCCCGGACCAGAGTTCATCGAGGCGAAGCTGGTCGGTGCAAGCGAGCAGTTCCCACCCGGTCACCTGGACGAGCTCCGTTCACAGCTGGCGCCAATCCCAGCCGGGCTCCTCCTCGAGCGGCAGAACGTCCGCGGTGCGCAGGTCCATATCGGCGACAGGGAGTTGGACGGCCTACCGACCCTCGTGATGGTCGGTACCCACGACACCGATCATCCGATCGAGTCGGACCGCGCGACTGCAGACTGGCTCGCCGAGCGAGGCGGCGATGTCAGGTTCGTCGCGTTGACGGCAGCGAACGTGGCTGGCAACGGCCACATGCTGATGCAGGAGTCGAACAGCGATGCGGTACTCACCCTGGTGACGGAGTGGCTCGGTCCAAATGTACGCCCGCGGCGGTGA
- a CDS encoding alpha/beta fold hydrolase, with protein MRIVLVHGGWQGGWAWDGVVAELTKAGHEVWAPTLQGHGDNDDRAGVTLSTMADNLIGRIADKGWDRFVVVGHSGGGPLIQLVAEAMPEQVEQAIFIDAWVLADGESINAILPAELANFARGTAASSPDQSVPIPPQLFMTAFLQDGSEELHAQVEPRLVPSPGGWLDEPIRLRTAGTGDVPSGYIFLQEDRAVPQELYRASADRLTNPTTASSPGSHQAMLTRPVELAAAIVSVMS; from the coding sequence ATGCGCATCGTCTTGGTTCATGGAGGTTGGCAGGGTGGTTGGGCGTGGGACGGCGTTGTCGCTGAGCTCACGAAGGCAGGCCACGAGGTATGGGCCCCAACCTTGCAGGGTCACGGTGACAACGACGACCGTGCAGGTGTCACGCTCTCGACCATGGCGGACAATCTCATCGGCCGGATCGCCGACAAGGGGTGGGACCGGTTCGTCGTAGTCGGCCACAGTGGCGGCGGCCCGCTCATCCAACTCGTAGCTGAGGCGATGCCGGAGCAGGTGGAGCAGGCGATCTTCATCGACGCGTGGGTACTCGCCGACGGCGAGTCGATCAATGCGATCCTCCCCGCCGAGTTGGCGAATTTCGCCCGTGGCACAGCCGCGTCCTCGCCCGACCAGAGCGTGCCGATCCCGCCGCAGCTATTCATGACGGCTTTCTTGCAGGACGGATCGGAGGAGCTTCACGCGCAGGTCGAGCCTCGTCTGGTGCCGTCGCCTGGCGGTTGGCTCGACGAGCCGATCCGTCTTCGGACGGCCGGCACCGGTGACGTGCCGAGCGGCTACATCTTCCTGCAAGAGGATCGGGCTGTGCCGCAGGAGTTGTACCGCGCATCAGCAGACCGGCTCACGAACCCCACGACCGCGAGCTCGCCGGGGAGCCACCAGGCAATGTTGACGCGCCCTGTGGAACTGGCAGCAGCCATCGTCTCCGTCATGTCGTGA
- a CDS encoding LysE family transporter, translating to MASPRGSSGRALTPESPVKVSWTGTAAGVLYLAWLASATLRPGGNGLFETQSHARDSRSKLFRMGLVTNLLNPKAAVM from the coding sequence ATGGCGAGTCCGCGGGGATCGTCCGGTCGAGCACTCACCCCTGAGAGCCCTGTCAAGGTGAGCTGGACCGGGACAGCCGCTGGAGTGCTCTATCTCGCGTGGCTGGCGTCCGCAACCCTGCGCCCCGGCGGCAACGGGCTATTCGAGACACAATCCCACGCGCGCGACTCCCGGTCGAAGCTGTTCCGGATGGGGCTCGTCACCAACCTGCTCAACCCCAAGGCCGCTGTCATGTAA
- a CDS encoding DUF6927 domain-containing protein, with amino-acid sequence MGATSTHKTAGVSVSDYFADYFTNATIIASGTRRDPDYIGGSYDWPYEFYAAVRYNDGHPHAGEVFAFVVLYSVAPSSYYNFTYKDMDETVGPGAVHAPRRVLEALTPTDHEYANQWRAACWANLELEEAKPRVRRGDHIRFAEPFTFGGGLQTTTETVFEVEGRDVLRVIDHHGVRVRIPRWRARSYALAAAS; translated from the coding sequence ATGGGTGCCACATCCACTCACAAGACGGCCGGCGTCAGCGTCAGCGACTACTTCGCGGACTACTTCACCAACGCCACGATCATCGCCAGCGGCACCCGCCGCGACCCCGACTACATCGGCGGGAGCTACGACTGGCCCTACGAGTTCTACGCCGCGGTGCGCTACAACGACGGCCACCCCCACGCCGGGGAGGTCTTCGCGTTCGTCGTGCTCTACTCCGTCGCCCCGTCCAGCTACTACAACTTCACGTACAAGGACATGGACGAGACGGTCGGCCCCGGCGCAGTCCACGCACCCCGCCGGGTGCTCGAGGCCCTCACCCCGACCGACCACGAGTACGCCAACCAGTGGCGCGCCGCCTGCTGGGCGAACCTCGAGCTCGAGGAAGCCAAGCCCCGCGTCCGCCGCGGCGACCACATCCGCTTCGCAGAGCCGTTCACCTTCGGAGGAGGGCTGCAGACCACCACGGAGACCGTCTTCGAGGTCGAAGGGCGCGACGTGCTCCGCGTGATCGACCACCACGGCGTGCGCGTGCGCATCCCCCGCTGGCGGGCACGCAGCTACGCGCTCGCCGCAGCCAGCTGA